In Sulfurimonas sp. hsl 1-7, the genomic window GAGTGATTCACGCTTAAAACTTAAAGCTTTGGACTGGAATAGCCTTTTTAATTCAATGAATGTTAGTAATAGCTGTAAGCAGAGTTCAACACACGGTTCTTTATGTGGTGTTCCAGCTTGTTTAGGTTCAGCTTTACAAGCGAATGAAGCATTTCCACCGGAAGACAATGCTACTAATGAGTATATTTTAACTGCATGTTACGGTTTGAGTGAAGATGGTTCGGGAAGTATTGGTGCAGATTCTCCTTGTCAAGTTAATAACTACACAGCTAACTGTGGTGGAGTTAAGGATGGTGCAACTATTAATCCACCTGAGTACTCAAATAAACTTGGTTGTCTAGCTTGTATTATGGGTGCACTTGCAGAATCAACATGTTCTGTTGATCATTTTGCACTAAGACCAAGTGCATTCCTCATCGATAGTTCTGAATCTGAATATCCAGACTTAATGCGTGCTGCACAAGAGTATAATACAACTATAACTGCTGTGGACTATGGAACTACAACACCAACTCAAGACTACAACCAAACTTCTAGTTATATATCAGGGAATGGTATTATAAAATGGAATGCAGCAACTCCTCGAGCTGTCGACAATACTTTAAATGGAGCTGTTACTCTTGGTGATTTCAATATAACAAATGGTACATCTACATACAATGGTATAAGTGGGGAAGTTGCCAGTGTTTCATATAGTGATGTCGGTTTCATTACACTACATATAGAAGATATCAATTGGTCTGCAATAGATTCAGATGATACTACTGGAGATTGTTCGGAAACTGGCAGATATATATGTGGAGATAAAAATGTCACATTTATCCCACACCATTTTTCATTTGTCGATCTAAATATTACAAATAATGATGGAAACCCTGGTACATTTACATATCTTGCAAATCTAATTCCAGGGGACACATCAACATATTCTATGGCAGCCAGAATTACTACACGTATAGAAGCAAGAAATAAATTAGATGCTGTAACTGAAAACTTTAGAGATGGGGAATTCTATGAAAACCCACTAGCGATAACTATATATTACAATGACGGTATTCATTCAGAAGCAAATGCATCTAATATCATCCCGGCAATTTTACTTGGTTTTGGAGTTGATAATGGCGATCTTAACGGTACTAGAACATTTCTTTGGAATGATGATAGTAACCTTTCGAAAGTATTAAGGTTCAACATCCCAAGAGTTGTCAATATACCTACAAATCCTTTTGATATTAACGGTTCAGATTTAAACATTACAATTGCATCAGAATATACAGGAACTGCACCTATTGGAACTGTTACTATACAAGATGATGATAGCGGTATAGGAACAGCATCTGGCAAAGCTACAATGGCATATGGTAGGTCTCATGCAAGTAAACAAAGATATGAAATAACTACAGATGGTGAATTAAACAATGCCAATATTTATTATGAAACATATTGTTTTGGTCAAGATTCAACATTAGTGGACTGTAATACTACACTTATAATTCCATTCTCACTTAATTTACAAAGAACAGATGATATAAGATGGTATAGAAACACTAATCATGTTGCGCCAACACATGGTATGATTCTCAATGTAAGTGAAAAAGCCACTACAACACGAGTTAATACAAGTAACTTAAATAGCACTACAAATCCAAGTACAGTTGATCTAAGTTATGATGCTTCATTAGGATATCCTTACCAGACAACAATGGAGATTAATGCTTCACAATGGCTTATTTACGATCCGGACAATCCAAATGCGACTCGTAATGAATTTCAAGCAGAATTCAATAAAATGAGTACAGGTTGGAGCGGTGAACATGAAACGAATAGTACAACAAATGTAGAGGCCGGGAAAAAAGCGAATAGGAGAATAAGTTGGTAATCAGAATGAACAATTTAAGAAAAAGAACTGCTTTTACCATGATTGAGTTAATTTTTGCTATTGTTGTTATAAGCATTGTTGTTTTATCTGTACCTACTTTTATGCAGGTATCGGAACAAAATGTAGAAAATAATCTGGCACAAGAGGCTATATTCGCAGCTTCTGCAGAATTGATGGGTGCAACTAGTGTTTATTGGGATGAGAACTCCATGCAAGATTCGAACTTCAGTGCATTATCAAGAGTTATCGATATCAGTAATGACTGTAATTCTACTACGAATTTACGTCCCGGTCATATTAATCAGCCATTTCACAGAAGATGTTTAGATAACCTCACGACTTCTCCAGCCAATAGTAACGGTGGTTCAGTATATGATCTGAATGATCTTACACTCACCCCTCACACTGCTTTTACAGACACAAAAGGTCCATCTGGATATAAAACAGACTATCTGAGCACATTAAGCGTTACACAAAAAAGTACAGATAATAATGTGAAAATTGTGACTGTAACAATTACAGATCCTGATAATAATCCGATAACTAAATTAAAAGCAGAAGTAGCAAATATTGGTGAAGTTGAACCATATAAGAAAAGGATGTTCTAATGAAAAAAAATGCTTTTACTATGTTAGAACTAATATTCGTAATAGTAGTAATGGGAATTCTTGCAAAGTTCGGTGTAGAACTTCTTGCTCAAATTTATAATAATTTTGTACACAATAGTGTCAATAGCTCTCTCCAAGAAAAAAGTCAAAACGCAGTAGAATTAGTTGGTTCGCGTTTACAGTATAGAATTAAAGAATCAATTATCGCCAGAAAAAGTTCTGACGATACGAACTTTACCTCATTGTCTACTGCAAATAGTGATGATTATAATATACTTGAATGGGTGGCGACCGATATTGAAGGTTTTAGAGGAAGTACAAAACCTCTATGGAGTGGTATCATCGATCTTGATAACTCAAATGCGACCCTACTCAAAACTCCTGAAACCAACACTACAGCTATAAATGATTTAATAGATGCTCTTTCTAATGGTAATTCAAGTTTAGCAAATGCAGCTATCTATTTTCCAGGTTCTAATACAAATGTACATACCGATTATGGTTGGCAACGTCCAACGATAAAATTCACTGATCAAAACCATACTATGCATCCTGTCAAAGCCGGTGCAATCGATGAACTTGTCCCTCGAAATGCAGACACTAATGCTATAAATAGTTTGAGTGGCATTGATATCTATGAAAACTATCAACTCGCGTGGACTGCATATGCAGTTGGTATAGATGATTATAATGACTCAACAAATACGGGTACTTTAAAACTTTGGTACGATTATCAGCCTTGGGAAGGTGAAAAATATAGTGACGGTACTGAAGTTAAACTTATGGAGAATGTTAGTACGTTTAGATATAGAGCGATAGGCTCTGTTGTTCAGATCCAAGTATGTACAAATTCCGATCTTATAGAGGATTACTCAATATGCAAAGAAAAAACAGTATTTTAAAAAGCCATAGAAATGGTTTAGCCATGATTATGGCTATAATTGTAATGGTTCTCATAGGAACAATTGGTGCATTATCATTACGTTTAATCACACAAACGACTAAAACAACAACAGATATTTATCTTTACGAACAAGCATCTATTTATGCAAAAAGTGCTGCAGAACTTACACTTTTAAAAATTGCAAAAGACGGCTGTTTAAATAACTATCTTATAACTTTCGGTGAAACTTCAGATATCCAATATGATGCAAACGTTACTATGCAATATATCTACACAAATAATTCAGGGCCTGTCGGATGTAATGTCTATACTCAAACAACACCTGTAACAACTCCCGAACAAAACGGTTCAGTATTGATGGATGTCACAGTTACACTTCATGATGTAAACTTAACTACAGAACCTATCAGATACTTCCGTAGAAGCATCCAAAAACTGTAAACTTCTTGGTTATTTCTAAACTTATAAATGCTATAATCTAATAAAAAAGGATTATAGTATGAATATATCTTTAACTGGTAGAGGTTTAGAACTTACAGATACTATCAAAGATCATATGAGAAGCTCGATCGAAGCTCTTAAAAAATACAATATGGACATCATCTCTGCAAACGCAGTTGCAAGTTCTCAACACAAAAAAGGGAAAGAGCATTTTAATGTTGAGTTTGTTTTAAATCTTCCTCAAAAACATACTATTGTTATTAGTCAAAATGACGGCGACCTTCATGCTGCTATTGATATTGCTTTAGAACGTGCTGAAAAAGCTCTTCGTCGTCTACACGATAAAGAAGTTGATCACCATAAAACTGGTTTAAATGAGATCAAATCTGAAAATGTAGATGTAAAAGAAGTAGCAGCTGAACTAGAAGATGAGATAGTTCCTGTTGAACTTGAACTTTACAAACCACGTGAAGTTGAAGATGTTTTAAACGACTTAAAAGAGTCTGGAAAAATGTTTGATATTTTCATCGACAATGAAGATAAAACTCGTGTTCTTTACAAAAGAAACGACGGTAAATTTGGACTATATTAATAGGTCGTTTTTCACTTCAGAAACAATTTTTTCATCAAGTGCGAAGTCAAAGTATTTAAACTGACTTCCGCTTTGATTTGTCCCTTTTAAGAGGTCTCCGCTTTTTCTATAACGTAAATCTAAATTTGCAATATCAAATCCATTGGTAGTTTTTACAAACTCCTCTAATCTCTTTGATTCTTTTTGGTTTGTATAAAGATAACAATACCCCTTTAAACCTGTTCTACTTACACGACCACGTAACTGGTGTAAAGTGGAAAGCCCCAGCCTCTCGGCCCCTACAATAACAACAGTAGTTAGCCTCGGCAAAGATATACCTACTTCTACGACTGTAGTAGCAATTAGGATTGAGCCATCTTCTCTAAAATCTAGTAACACCTGTTCTTTCTCTTTGTCTTTTCCATGAGTAACATATACGTTCTCAAAGTTTTTTTCCCAATACGATCGAGCTTCATCTATACTTTGATACTCTAAAACCTCACTCTGTTCAACTAGCGGATATACAAGCAGTACTTGATTATTCTGCGCTATCTCACTTTTAATATGTTCAAGGAGTTCTTTAAAGTCACTCTTATGGATCACTTTTGAATCTATATCTTTTTTATAAGGGGTAGAAGTGATCAGACTCACATCGATATGAGCCGATTCTATCATTGCTTGCGTTCTTGGAATTGGCGTTGCCGAGAACTGTAGATAGTGTGGTTTTTTCTCACCATAACTTACCAATTTCTCTAACATATTTCTTTGAGCAGTACCAAAACGGTGCTGCTCATCAACCATCACAACTCCCGCTTCGGGCAACTCTCTATATAGCAGTGCGTGCGTACCGATAATAAAGTCATACTCGCTAAGATCTACCTTTTTCGTTTTATTTGTGACAAGTACAGACTTCACATCTAAAAACTTCTGTGCCTCTTCATAGAGTTGATTTGCCAGTATTGTAGTGGGTGCCATCAAAATGCTTTTATAAGGCATCATCATATAGGCACTAGCAAGAATAACCATTGTTTTTCCGCTTCCTACATCACCGACAACCATACGTCTTGCAGCAACATCTTTTGAAAAGTCGTTTTTAATATCTTCAATAGCACCTATCTGCTCAGGTGTCAGCTCAAAAGGGAGTTGTTTTGCCCAAGGTTTATAGTCACTTTCTTTAGTGATCTGAGTCTGAAAGTATCTTCTTTTTTTAGTAAGTTGGGAAAGATATGTAAAAAGTTCTAAATACTTCAATGCATGTAAATTATCATCACTTAACTCTTTTTGCGGTAATTCATCTGGAAAATGTAATCGTAAAATTTCATCTGCAATATTCTCTTTAAGACCCTCTTGCAGTAAGTTTTCTTTTGTCAACAACTCTTCTGTAAATCGGTTCATTACATCATTACGTAAATTTGATCTATATTTTGAAAAAATTTTTCCTGTTTGAGTGATCTTCTTTGGCATACTCATACTACAGTGCCCCATTTTACAATCAACAAGACCATAAAAGAACTCTCTGCTGCCAACACTAAATGCATGCATCATATAAGGTTTTGGTTTAAATATTACACCTTGAATAGTGTGTCCGAAGTTGTGTGCAAAAAAAGTGATTTGAAGTGAATTCGGTGCACGATATACAGACTCGATCGTAGCATCTATAACTTGTGGTTTACCTGGTACTAAAGTGGAGTTTATGCGGTAGTCTTCATATGAAGATGGAACACTAAGTGCCAACTCCAATAGGGAGTTGATACCAAGTTTTTTAAATTTTGCCTCTTGATCTTTTGAAAGTTCCATCCCCGTCTCTTTTTAGCTATATGGGAAAAACTATAACAAAAGTTTTATTAGAAAGGACAAAAGATTGCAAAATGCAATATATTAACCGTTTACTCTTTTGTTTCTTTCTTCCTCTTGTGCTTTGTAAAGCTCAGCACATCCGCGAGAAAGTTCACGAATCTTTAAGATGTAATTTTGACGTTCAGTTTGTGAGATCGCTTTTCTTGCATCAAGAACGTTAAATACATGTGAAGCCATCATACATAGATCGTACGCAGGTAACGGTAGTCCTGCTTCAAGTGTTCTAAGACATTCAGTACTTTTTGCATTAAATTCATCAAAAAGCATTGCAGTATCTGCTACTTCGAAGTGGTATTTAGAGAATTCTACTTCACTCTCTTTATGTACATCTTTGTAATATGTTTTATTACCGTCTTTATCGATATTCCATACGATGTCAAAAACAGTATCTACACCTTGAAGATACATTGCAAGACGTTCAGTTCCGTATGTGATTTCGGCAGTTACCGGTTTACATTCAATCCCGCCTACTTGTTGGAAATAAGTAAATTGTGTAACTTCCATACCGTTTAACCAAACTTCCCAACCAAGTCCCCATGCACCGAGTGTCGGAGATTCCCAGTTATCTTCGATAAAACGGATATCGTGTTTTGAAACATCAAGACCAAGATACTCTAAAGATTTTAAGTATAATTCTTGGATATTATCCGGTGATGGTTTTATAATCGCTTGAAACTGATAGTATGATCCAAGACGATTTGGATTTTCACCGTATCTACCGTCAGTCGGACGGCGTGAAGGTGCTACATATGCAGTAGCCCATGGAGTAGAGTCTAGTGATCGAAGAAAAGTAGCCGGATGAAATGTTCCTGCACCTGCGGGGATATCATAAGGTTGAACAATATTACAACCCTCTTTCATCCAAAATTCTTGTAGTTTTAATAACATTTCGCTAAATGTAATCATTCGTTTATCACCTCAAAATTAATTGTGAAATTATACAATCTACTCGCTTTTTAATTTATAAAGTTAGTATTTAATGATGGCACCGATCTTTATATACTTGTCATTTGTTGTGCTGTCCGGTTCCCAATATCTATATGTTCCAACCGTAATCTCGTTTGATTTATCAATCACCTGTCTTGAATAAACATACTCAATACAAAAATTTACTTCATCAGTGTAGCTGTACTCTACAGGGATGCTTAATTCAAATGTATTAGCACTTCCCAGCTTAAACTCATCACTAATAGTATTAGCGATCATTGTAGGAGCAATTCCATATTTATATTTTGCAATTAAACCAATATTAAAATTGTCTATAACTTCTTTTGAAATACCGACAACAGGTGTTACATAAAACCAACTATAAAGTTCATTTTGAGTACTGGACAATTCTCGATACCAAGCATGATATCCAACTCCAGCTCCATATATTAAATCTATCGCTGAAAACTCTTTTTTTAATGTGTAATCAACACTTAAATCGTATAAAATATTAAATGTAGTCGATTGTAAACTTCCGTAAGGGAGACCACTATCAATATATGAGCCGACATAGTCTGAACGCCCAGTAATTCCAGAAAATCTAAATCCTAAATTTGAACATCCATATGCACTACATGATAAGTCTAAATCATATCCAAGTTCAAAACCTAAAATAGCATTTGATTGTTCACTATCTAAAATGAGGCCATTCTCGTCATATTCTCTATAATCCATCTCCATATTAACAAGCGAGATTGAATAACTTCCGCTTCCTGCATATAAACTTGAATATAAAAGCGCTAAACTTGCTATGTTCAAAAGTTTCTTTTTCATGAGATTCCTTATGTTAACTTACAGATAATATCCCCTACTTCTTTACCTAAAGAGGATGCTACTACATTGCATTTTACTTTAAGTAGGAAGCAAATATTTTCTCTTTTTGCCGGGCTCATACACTCGTAATTACCCATCCCTTTGCTAATTACAAGATCGACATTATCAAAAAGTTTTTTTGCTTCTTGGCTTGCTCTTTCGTACATAAATCCAGGTGTATTTACACCACTGTCTACTAAGTTACATAGTGTATCGAATCCTGCCTCTTTAGCTTCTTTCATTGTTACGTCGTTAATGATAGGATTACCACGTACCATGTATGAAAGCTCTTTTTTGGGGTAAAGTTCCTGAAGTGTTTGGATAAAAAGATGATCAAAAATGTGTTCCCCCACATTATCACCTATCACAAGTATGTTTTTTGCTTTATGCACCTCTTTTGCAAACGATTCAAAATCATCATGGGCAAAATCTATATGAAAAATATTTTCCAGTTCCTCGTGCAGATCAAATTCAACCTCAGCAGCAAGGTCTATCACATTACCGGCTACAGCTATTTTAGTTGCTGTTAAAAGCTTGTTCTCACTTTGGAAAAGTCTCTCTTTAAGTAAGGGTATAAAAGAGATTGCCTTTTGTGTGGAGTGTTCTTTTACCTCATCATAAAGGTCAAATTTATTTGCAATCTGAGCCATTTTTTCATACACATCGGCTGCAATTTCAGGGGGAGTTTGTTCAAAAGAGAAGTTTTCACTCATCTTTTCAACAGTTGAAGTAAGTTTGTTTGAGAGTGTTTTATCAGCGTTGATCGAATTAGCTACTTTAAAACTTTGGTTAACTATGCAACCGACACAAGCCTCATCTATTTTCATTATGAAGTGTGCTCATCTATCGCTTTATTCCACATCAGTTTGTATTTTCTTCTCATAAACTCAACCTCTTGCTGAGAGAGTTTGAGTTGTTCTTGAAGTGTATGGATTGTTTTTCTATCTTCATCATAAAGTTCTTGTAAGGAAGCTAATGCTTCTCTTAAAAATTCATTCTCTGTTTTGATTGACTCTATCGTCTCATCTTTTGCATCAAGAACTTTCTCATGAAGATTTATAATTGTCCCTATAGTTTTTTCAACAAATTCCGGTTGAACTATCATTTCGTGGATATTTCTTTGTGATAGCTCTTGTAATTTTGCAGGAACGACAACTTCAGTGGCACCCTTTGAAGGATCTATATAGCGTACACCATCTTCAACTTTAACACTTAACTTTCCGCGCTCGATCAGATCCTCGATCGCACTAAGCTCAAGTCCTGTTAGTTTGCTATATTCTTCATCACGCATCCACTGCATTGTCTACTCCCGCATATTTATAAATTAGCTAATGATAGTTTCTATCTCTTGCGAGTCCATCTCAACTTTTTTTGCTTTTGCAATTCTATCTTCTTGTAACTTGATAGCTAGCTCTTCATTCTCCAGCGCTAAAATTTGCATCGCTAAATATGCAGAGTTAATAGCTCCGGCTTTACCTATAGCTACTGTAGCAACTGGCATTCCAGCTGGCATTTGAACAGTAGAAAGAAGTGCATCAATTCCACTTAAAGCAGATCCAGACATAGGTACACCAATGATTGGTTTTACTGTTTTAGAAGATAAAACACCCGCTAAATGCGCTGCCATACCCGCTGCAGCAATAAAAACTTGTGCACCTTTTTTCTCAGCTTCAACTATATACTCTTTAGTTCTCTCAGGAGATCTGTGAGCAGATGAAATAATCATCTCATAGTTTACACCAAAAGCCTCTAATGTGTCAGAACACGACTTCATTACCTCATAATCACTTTTTGAACCTATAACTATAGAAACAAACTTCATACTTTTATCCTTACTTATTTTTACAGTGCAAGTATATCAAATTGTTTTTTAATAGAGTTTGATATAATAGCGACGATTTAAATAAAGGTATATACTAGCAATGGAAGAAAAAGAGCAGATTATTCAACTCTACAGTGCATTATCACTGTGTAATGACACTATTAATAATGTAAAAGACATATCTGAATTATTTGCCCAAATTTGTAAAGATATTCTTACTATCAATCATATAAGCATGGCATGGATCGGATTGGTTGATGAAAACTCGAGTCAACTTAAACCTGTTTCATACTGTGGAATAGGTACTCAGTATATTAAAGATATCTCTATCAAAATAAAAGATGACCTTTTAGGAAACGGACCAAGCGGAATTGCATATAAGCAAGCAAAGCCTTATTGGTGTCAAGATTTTTTAAACGACCCCCATACAACTCCTTGGCATGATAGAGCACGTCAATTTCATTGGAGGTCATCTGCTGCACTCCCTATCGGTACCGGTACTAAGATTATAGGGACACTTAACCTTTATTCCGATACTCTCAATGCTTTTGATCTAAAAACACAAGAGCTACTTCTAAAGATGACATCTAATATTACCCATGCTCTTAATGCTTTTGAGAGTGAAACTGCTAGGACTCAAGCAGAAAGTGCACTCAAAGAGTCTTATAATCTTCTCTCTTCCATTATCAACTCACTACCGACAAGAGTTTTTTGGAAAGATAAAGACTTAACTTATCTTGGATGTAATACTGCTTTTGCAAAAGATGCAGGTACAAATTCTCCTGATGAGATGATTGGAAAAACCGATCAACAAATGCCATGGAAAGATCAAGCCGATCTCTATAATGCCGATGACCTCACAGTTATCACTTCAAAAAAGCCAAAACTTTTTTTTGAGGAACCCCAAACTACTCCAAACGGAAAGACCATCTGGTTACGAACCTCTAAACTTCCCCTACTCGATGCCAAGGGTGAAGTGATAGGAATTATTGGCCTTTATGATGATATAACGGAACAAAAGCAGTCTGAAAAGCGTATCTTATATATGGCAAACTATGATAGTTTAACAGGGCTTCCAAATAGAGCAAAACTTGAATCTAAGATAGAGTACAACATTGCATTATCTAAAAAAAATCAATGGAATTTCTCTTTAATATTTTTAGATATTGATAACTTCAAAGATATCAACGATACTCTTGGGCATAACATAGGTGATCAACTCCTTATTGAATTTTCTAAAAGAGTGCGTGACGTCTTAAGAGATGAAGATACGATAGCAAGACTCGGAGGGGATGAGTTTATAATTCTCCTACCGATGACAGATGCTGCACAAGCACAAAAAATTGCAGAAAAGCTACTCTTTACAGTTTACCAGCCTTTCACTATTCAACAGAATGAACTAACTGTTACAGTTTCTATGGGAATCTCTGTATATCCGGATGACGGTATGGATAAAGACACCCTTTATAAAAATGCAGACACTGCTATGTATCGTACAAAATATAATGGGAAAAACAACTACTCATTCTTTACACAAGAGATGCAGATGCAAACAAAAAGAAATCTGCTCTTAACAAACGCATTACATAATGCAATTGCACACGATGAACTCCATGTCGTTTATCAGCCACAGATCTCATTAACTACACACAAACTTGTTGGATTAGAAGCACTGCTAAGATGGGAACATCCCGAATACGGAAATATATCTCCTGCTGAATTTATCCCCTTAGCAGAGAGTAGCGGTCTTATCTTATCGATAGGTGACTGGGTGATGAAAACTGCTGTAGGACAGTTAAAAAACTGGTTAAATAGAGGACTTCAAGATATTAGTATATCGGTAAATTTATCAGCTGTGCAATTTAATCAAGCAAATTTACAACATAATATTATTCAACTTTTAGATGAGATTGACCTTCCTGCAAGCTATTTAGAGATAGAGCTCACAGAGAGTGCTATTATGAGTAATCCTGAGAGTGCCATCAATATTATAAATCAACTGCATCACGTAGGTATAAAAATTGCGATTGATGATTTTGGAACTGGATACTCAAGCCTTAGTTATCTCAAAAAGTTCAAAGCATATAAACTCAAAATTGACCAATCTTTTGTTCGAGACATTACAATCGATCCAGAAGATAAAGCGATAGTAAATGCGATTATCAACATGGCAAACAGCCTTGGGTTGCAAACAATTGCAGAGGGTGTTGAAACACTTGAACAGCTAAAATACTTAGAAGAAAACGGTTGTGATGAAGTACAGGGATATTACTACTCTAAACCTCTTACGGTTAATGAGTTTGAAAAAAGATACCTTGAGAGTAATGAGAGTAAAAAGTAGAGATTCTCTACTTTTTCGGATAAGTTCCCATATCTGGGTGTGAAGGTATTCTAAAGAATGTAAATGACGGGAACTTAGTAGGAAGTTTTATAGGGTTAATATTTCCACTATGAACACTCTCCCAAATTTTTCCGTTTTGTGCTTGAAGTTTTGCAAAACT contains:
- a CDS encoding damage-control phosphatase ARMT1 family protein; this translates as MKIDEACVGCIVNQSFKVANSINADKTLSNKLTSTVEKMSENFSFEQTPPEIAADVYEKMAQIANKFDLYDEVKEHSTQKAISFIPLLKERLFQSENKLLTATKIAVAGNVIDLAAEVEFDLHEELENIFHIDFAHDDFESFAKEVHKAKNILVIGDNVGEHIFDHLFIQTLQELYPKKELSYMVRGNPIINDVTMKEAKEAGFDTLCNLVDSGVNTPGFMYERASQEAKKLFDNVDLVISKGMGNYECMSPAKRENICFLLKVKCNVVASSLGKEVGDIICKLT
- the hpf gene encoding ribosome hibernation-promoting factor, HPF/YfiA family; the encoded protein is MNISLTGRGLELTDTIKDHMRSSIEALKKYNMDIISANAVASSQHKKGKEHFNVEFVLNLPQKHTIVISQNDGDLHAAIDIALERAEKALRRLHDKEVDHHKTGLNEIKSENVDVKEVAAELEDEIVPVELELYKPREVEDVLNDLKESGKMFDIFIDNEDKTRVLYKRNDGKFGLY
- a CDS encoding prepilin-type N-terminal cleavage/methylation domain-containing protein — protein: MVIRMNNLRKRTAFTMIELIFAIVVISIVVLSVPTFMQVSEQNVENNLAQEAIFAASAELMGATSVYWDENSMQDSNFSALSRVIDISNDCNSTTNLRPGHINQPFHRRCLDNLTTSPANSNGGSVYDLNDLTLTPHTAFTDTKGPSGYKTDYLSTLSVTQKSTDNNVKIVTVTITDPDNNPITKLKAEVANIGEVEPYKKRMF
- a CDS encoding type II secretion system protein, coding for MKKNAFTMLELIFVIVVMGILAKFGVELLAQIYNNFVHNSVNSSLQEKSQNAVELVGSRLQYRIKESIIARKSSDDTNFTSLSTANSDDYNILEWVATDIEGFRGSTKPLWSGIIDLDNSNATLLKTPETNTTAINDLIDALSNGNSSLANAAIYFPGSNTNVHTDYGWQRPTIKFTDQNHTMHPVKAGAIDELVPRNADTNAINSLSGIDIYENYQLAWTAYAVGIDDYNDSTNTGTLKLWYDYQPWEGEKYSDGTEVKLMENVSTFRYRAIGSVVQIQVCTNSDLIEDYSICKEKTVF
- a CDS encoding sensor domain-containing phosphodiesterase — translated: MEEKEQIIQLYSALSLCNDTINNVKDISELFAQICKDILTINHISMAWIGLVDENSSQLKPVSYCGIGTQYIKDISIKIKDDLLGNGPSGIAYKQAKPYWCQDFLNDPHTTPWHDRARQFHWRSSAALPIGTGTKIIGTLNLYSDTLNAFDLKTQELLLKMTSNITHALNAFESETARTQAESALKESYNLLSSIINSLPTRVFWKDKDLTYLGCNTAFAKDAGTNSPDEMIGKTDQQMPWKDQADLYNADDLTVITSKKPKLFFEEPQTTPNGKTIWLRTSKLPLLDAKGEVIGIIGLYDDITEQKQSEKRILYMANYDSLTGLPNRAKLESKIEYNIALSKKNQWNFSLIFLDIDNFKDINDTLGHNIGDQLLIEFSKRVRDVLRDEDTIARLGGDEFIILLPMTDAAQAQKIAEKLLFTVYQPFTIQQNELTVTVSMGISVYPDDGMDKDTLYKNADTAMYRTKYNGKNNYSFFTQEMQMQTKRNLLLTNALHNAIAHDELHVVYQPQISLTTHKLVGLEALLRWEHPEYGNISPAEFIPLAESSGLILSIGDWVMKTAVGQLKNWLNRGLQDISISVNLSAVQFNQANLQHNIIQLLDEIDLPASYLEIELTESAIMSNPESAINIINQLHHVGIKIAIDDFGTGYSSLSYLKKFKAYKLKIDQSFVRDITIDPEDKAIVNAIINMANSLGLQTIAEGVETLEQLKYLEENGCDEVQGYYYSKPLTVNEFEKRYLESNESKK
- the purE gene encoding 5-(carboxyamino)imidazole ribonucleotide mutase, which translates into the protein MKFVSIVIGSKSDYEVMKSCSDTLEAFGVNYEMIISSAHRSPERTKEYIVEAEKKGAQVFIAAAGMAAHLAGVLSSKTVKPIIGVPMSGSALSGIDALLSTVQMPAGMPVATVAIGKAGAINSAYLAMQILALENEELAIKLQEDRIAKAKKVEMDSQEIETIIS
- the glyQ gene encoding glycine--tRNA ligase subunit alpha yields the protein MITFSEMLLKLQEFWMKEGCNIVQPYDIPAGAGTFHPATFLRSLDSTPWATAYVAPSRRPTDGRYGENPNRLGSYYQFQAIIKPSPDNIQELYLKSLEYLGLDVSKHDIRFIEDNWESPTLGAWGLGWEVWLNGMEVTQFTYFQQVGGIECKPVTAEITYGTERLAMYLQGVDTVFDIVWNIDKDGNKTYYKDVHKESEVEFSKYHFEVADTAMLFDEFNAKSTECLRTLEAGLPLPAYDLCMMASHVFNVLDARKAISQTERQNYILKIRELSRGCAELYKAQEEERNKRVNG
- the recG gene encoding ATP-dependent DNA helicase RecG, whose translation is MELSKDQEAKFKKLGINSLLELALSVPSSYEDYRINSTLVPGKPQVIDATIESVYRAPNSLQITFFAHNFGHTIQGVIFKPKPYMMHAFSVGSREFFYGLVDCKMGHCSMSMPKKITQTGKIFSKYRSNLRNDVMNRFTEELLTKENLLQEGLKENIADEILRLHFPDELPQKELSDDNLHALKYLELFTYLSQLTKKRRYFQTQITKESDYKPWAKQLPFELTPEQIGAIEDIKNDFSKDVAARRMVVGDVGSGKTMVILASAYMMMPYKSILMAPTTILANQLYEEAQKFLDVKSVLVTNKTKKVDLSEYDFIIGTHALLYRELPEAGVVMVDEQHRFGTAQRNMLEKLVSYGEKKPHYLQFSATPIPRTQAMIESAHIDVSLITSTPYKKDIDSKVIHKSDFKELLEHIKSEIAQNNQVLLVYPLVEQSEVLEYQSIDEARSYWEKNFENVYVTHGKDKEKEQVLLDFREDGSILIATTVVEVGISLPRLTTVVIVGAERLGLSTLHQLRGRVSRTGLKGYCYLYTNQKESKRLEEFVKTTNGFDIANLDLRYRKSGDLLKGTNQSGSQFKYFDFALDEKIVSEVKNDLLI
- a CDS encoding DUF3972 domain-containing protein produces the protein MQWMRDEEYSKLTGLELSAIEDLIERGKLSVKVEDGVRYIDPSKGATEVVVPAKLQELSQRNIHEMIVQPEFVEKTIGTIINLHEKVLDAKDETIESIKTENEFLREALASLQELYDEDRKTIHTLQEQLKLSQQEVEFMRRKYKLMWNKAIDEHTS